The Camelina sativa cultivar DH55 chromosome 14, Cs, whole genome shotgun sequence genome includes a window with the following:
- the LOC104742921 gene encoding 17.4 kDa class III heat shock protein codes for MSAVAINHLFGFPETIEKLILPIARSGEGNNTESRGGGNNNIPIDILESSKEYIFYLDIPGISKSDIQVTVEEERTLVIKSNGKRKRDDGDESEEGSKYIRLERRLAQNLVKKFRLPEDADVSAVTAKYQDGVLTVTVGKLPPQPPKPKTVQIAVS; via the exons atgagtgcTGTTGCGATAAACCACTTGTTCGGCTTCCCGGAGACGATCGAGAAGCTGATTCTCCCGATCGCTCGTTCCGGCGAAGGTAACAATACCGAGTCTCGTGGAGGAGGAAATAACAATATCCCAATCGACATTTTGGAATCTTCCAAAGAATACATATTTTATCTCGACATCCCCGGAATCTCAAAATCCGATATCCAG GTGACTGTGGAGGAAGAGAGGACATTGGTGATAAAGAGTAatgggaagaggaagagagatgaTGGTGATGAGAGTGAAGAAGGTTCTAAGTACATCAGACTCGAGAGGAGGCTTGCTCAGAATCTTGTTAAGAAGTTCCGGTTACCGGAAGATGCTGACGTGTCTGCCGTTACGGCTAAATATCAAGATGGGGTTTTGACTGTCACCGTTGGCAAGTTACCGCCGCAGCCGCCTAAGCCTAAGACTGTCCAAATCGCTGTTTCTTGA